A stretch of Sinorhizobium meliloti DNA encodes these proteins:
- the rpmC gene encoding 50S ribosomal protein L29 has translation MKAADVRALSADQLKEELAKLKKEQFNLRFQKATGQLEKSSRINEVRKDIARIKTIARQKAAEAKA, from the coding sequence ATGAAAGCCGCAGATGTTCGCGCTCTGAGCGCCGACCAACTCAAGGAAGAGCTTGCCAAGCTGAAGAAGGAGCAGTTCAACCTGCGCTTCCAGAAGGCGACTGGCCAGCTCGAGAAGTCTTCGCGTATCAACGAGGTCCGCAAGGACATCGCACGCATCAAAACCATTGCCCGCCAGAAGGCGGCAGAAGCCAAGGCCTAA
- the rplP gene encoding 50S ribosomal protein L16 — protein sequence MLQPKRTKYRKQFKGRIKGVAKGGSDLAFGEFGLKAQEPNRVNAREIEAARRAITRHMKRAGRVWIRVFPDVPVTAKPTEVRMGKGKGSVEYWACKVKPGRMMFEIDGVNEELAREALRLGAAKLSVKTRFVQRIAE from the coding sequence ATGTTGCAGCCAAAGCGTACGAAGTATCGCAAGCAGTTCAAGGGGCGCATCAAGGGCGTCGCGAAGGGCGGCTCTGACCTCGCCTTCGGCGAATTCGGCCTGAAGGCCCAGGAGCCCAACCGCGTCAATGCTCGCGAGATCGAAGCGGCCCGCCGTGCGATCACCCGTCATATGAAGCGCGCCGGCCGCGTCTGGATCCGGGTATTCCCCGACGTTCCGGTCACGGCAAAGCCGACCGAAGTCCGCATGGGTAAGGGCAAGGGTTCGGTCGAATACTGGGCATGCAAGGTCAAGCCCGGCCGCATGATGTTCGAGATCGACGGTGTCAACGAGGAGCTCGCCCGCGAGGCACTTCGCCTCGGCGCTGCCAAGCTCTCTGTCAAGACGCGCTTCGTGCAGCGTATCGCAGAGTAA
- the rpsC gene encoding 30S ribosomal protein S3 has product MGQKINPIGFRLGINRTWDSRWFADNAEYGQLLHEDLKIRAYLMEELKSAGIAKVVIERPHKKCRVTIHSARPGLIIGKKGADIEKLRKKLSEMTNSETHLNIVEVRKPEVDATLVAQSIAQQLERRVAFRRAMKRAVQSAMRLGAEGIKITCAGRLGGAEIARTEWYREGRVPLHTLRADIDYGTAEAETAFGICGVKVWIFKGEILEHDPMASERRATESDNQGGSGRERRRENA; this is encoded by the coding sequence ATGGGCCAGAAGATTAATCCGATCGGTTTCCGTCTCGGCATCAACCGGACCTGGGATAGCCGTTGGTTCGCGGATAACGCGGAATACGGCCAGCTTCTTCACGAAGACCTGAAGATCCGCGCCTATCTGATGGAAGAGCTGAAGTCGGCCGGTATCGCCAAGGTCGTGATCGAGCGTCCGCACAAGAAGTGCCGCGTGACGATCCACTCGGCTCGCCCGGGCCTGATCATCGGCAAGAAGGGCGCCGACATCGAAAAGCTTCGCAAGAAGCTTTCCGAGATGACCAATTCGGAAACGCACCTCAACATCGTCGAAGTGCGCAAGCCGGAAGTCGACGCAACGCTCGTTGCGCAGTCGATCGCTCAGCAGCTCGAGCGCCGCGTAGCGTTTCGTCGTGCGATGAAGCGTGCCGTTCAGTCGGCGATGCGCCTCGGCGCCGAAGGCATCAAGATCACTTGCGCCGGCCGTCTCGGCGGTGCGGAAATCGCCCGTACCGAATGGTATCGTGAAGGCCGCGTTCCGCTGCATACGCTGCGCGCCGACATCGACTACGGTACGGCCGAAGCCGAAACCGCTTTCGGAATCTGCGGCGTCAAGGTCTGGATCTTCAAGGGCGAAATCCTTGAGCACGATCCGATGGCTTCCGAGCGTCGCGCGACCGAGAGTGACAACCAGGGCGGTAGCGGCAGAGAGCGTCGCCGCGAGAACGCGTAA
- the rplV gene encoding 50S ribosomal protein L22, producing MGKAKAERRLKDNEAQAVARTIRVSPQKLNLVAALIRGKKVDRALAELEFSRKRIAGTVKKTLESAIANAENNHDLDVDSLIVAEAFVGKSIVMKRFHARGRGRASRVEKPFAHLTIVVREVEAKGEAA from the coding sequence ATGGGCAAGGCAAAAGCCGAACGCCGGCTGAAGGATAATGAGGCGCAGGCAGTTGCGCGCACGATCCGCGTCAGCCCCCAGAAGCTCAACCTCGTTGCCGCGCTGATCCGCGGCAAGAAGGTCGACCGGGCTCTGGCCGAACTCGAGTTCTCGCGCAAGCGCATCGCAGGCACGGTCAAGAAGACGCTTGAATCTGCGATCGCCAACGCAGAGAACAACCATGATCTCGACGTTGATTCGCTCATCGTCGCAGAAGCTTTTGTTGGCAAGTCGATCGTGATGAAGCGCTTCCACGCCCGTGGTCGCGGCCGTGCATCGCGCGTCGAAAAGCCGTTCGCGCACTTGACGATCGTTGTTCGTGAAGTGGAAGCCAAAGGGGAGGCCGCATAA
- the rpsS gene encoding 30S ribosomal protein S19 — protein sequence MARSVWKGPFVDGYLLKKAEKVREGGRNEVIKMWSRRSTILPQFVGLTFGVYNGNKHVPVSVSEEMVGHKFGEFAPTRTYYGHGADKKAKRK from the coding sequence GTGGCTCGTTCAGTATGGAAAGGTCCGTTTGTTGACGGTTATCTTCTCAAGAAGGCTGAGAAGGTCCGCGAAGGCGGCCGCAACGAAGTGATCAAGATGTGGAGCCGTCGCTCCACGATCCTTCCGCAGTTCGTCGGTCTGACCTTCGGCGTCTACAACGGCAACAAGCATGTTCCCGTCTCGGTGTCCGAAGAAATGGTCGGTCACAAGTTCGGTGAATTCGCTCCGACCCGGACCTATTATGGTCATGGCGCGGACAAGAAAGCGAAGAGGAAGTAA
- the rplB gene encoding 50S ribosomal protein L2, producing MALKSFNPTTPSQRQLVIVSRAGLYKGKPVKTLTEGLSSKGGRNNLGRITVRFQGGGHKRTYRLVDFKRRKFDVEGTVERLEYDPNRTAFIALVNYADGEQAYILAPQRLAVGDKVIASEKAVDVKPGNAMPLQFIPVGSIIHNVEMKPGKGGQIARSAGTYAQLVGRDQGMAILRLNSGEQRLVHGSCLASIGAVSNPDHGNINDGKAGRSRWRGKRPHVRGVVMNPVDHPHGGGEGRTSGGRHPVTPWGKPTKGKRTRSNKSTDKFIMRSRHQRKK from the coding sequence ATGGCATTGAAAAGTTTCAATCCGACGACGCCGAGCCAGCGTCAACTGGTCATCGTCAGCCGGGCTGGCCTCTACAAGGGCAAGCCGGTCAAGACGCTGACCGAGGGCCTGTCCTCCAAGGGCGGTCGCAACAACCTGGGTCGCATCACCGTTCGTTTCCAGGGCGGTGGTCACAAGCGGACCTACCGTCTGGTCGACTTCAAGCGTCGCAAGTTCGACGTCGAAGGCACGGTCGAGCGTCTGGAATATGACCCGAACCGCACGGCGTTCATCGCGCTCGTCAACTACGCGGACGGCGAGCAGGCCTATATCCTGGCGCCGCAGCGCCTGGCTGTCGGCGACAAGGTGATTGCCTCGGAAAAGGCCGTCGACGTCAAGCCCGGCAATGCGATGCCGCTGCAGTTCATTCCGGTCGGCTCCATCATCCACAATGTGGAGATGAAGCCGGGCAAAGGCGGTCAGATCGCCCGCTCCGCCGGAACTTACGCTCAGCTCGTCGGCCGTGACCAGGGCATGGCGATCCTGCGCCTGAACTCGGGCGAGCAGCGTCTGGTGCACGGCTCTTGCCTCGCATCGATCGGTGCTGTATCGAACCCCGATCACGGCAACATCAATGATGGTAAGGCCGGCCGTTCGCGTTGGCGCGGAAAGCGTCCGCACGTACGCGGCGTCGTCATGAACCCGGTTGACCATCCGCACGGCGGCGGTGAAGGCCGCACCTCCGGTGGTCGCCATCCGGTCACGCCATGGGGCAAGCCCACAAAGGGCAAGCGCACGCGCTCCAACAAGTCGACCGACAAGTTCATTATGCGCTCGCGTCACCAGCGCAAGAAGTAA
- a CDS encoding 50S ribosomal protein L23, which produces MTDLRHYDVIVSPSITEKSTLVSEQNQVVFNVAKGASKPEIKAAVEALFGVKVTAVNTLVRKGKLKRFRGFAGKQKDVKKAIVTLADGQSIDVSTGL; this is translated from the coding sequence ATGACGGATCTTCGCCACTACGACGTGATCGTGTCTCCCTCGATCACCGAAAAGTCGACGCTGGTCTCCGAACAGAACCAGGTCGTCTTCAATGTCGCCAAGGGTGCTTCGAAGCCTGAGATCAAGGCTGCCGTCGAAGCGCTGTTCGGCGTGAAGGTTACGGCCGTGAACACGCTCGTCCGCAAGGGCAAGCTGAAGCGCTTCCGCGGCTTCGCCGGAAAGCAGAAGGACGTGAAGAAGGCGATCGTAACGCTCGCCGACGGCCAGTCCATCGACGTTTCCACCGGTCTCTAA
- the rplD gene encoding 50S ribosomal protein L4 produces the protein MDLTVKTLEGKDAGKVSLSDAIFGLEPREDIIARVVRWQLAKRQQGTHKSKGRAEVSRTGAKMYKQKGTGRARHHSARAPQFRGGGKAHGPVVRSHAHDLPKKIRALGLRHALSAKLKAEDIIVIDDLVANEAKTKALAGAFASLGLTNALIIGGAEIEGNFKLAAQNIPNVDVLPVQGINVYDILRRGKLVLSKAAVEALEERFK, from the coding sequence ATGGATCTCACCGTCAAAACCCTCGAGGGCAAGGACGCGGGAAAGGTTTCCCTTTCCGACGCCATTTTCGGTCTCGAGCCTCGTGAAGACATCATTGCCCGCGTCGTTCGCTGGCAGCTCGCAAAGCGCCAGCAGGGTACGCACAAGTCCAAGGGCCGTGCGGAAGTCTCCCGCACCGGCGCCAAGATGTACAAGCAGAAGGGTACGGGCCGCGCCCGCCACCATTCGGCTCGTGCTCCGCAGTTCCGCGGCGGCGGCAAGGCTCACGGTCCGGTGGTCCGCAGCCATGCGCACGATCTTCCGAAGAAGATCCGCGCGCTGGGCCTGCGCCATGCGCTGTCGGCCAAGCTGAAGGCCGAAGACATCATCGTCATCGATGATCTCGTAGCCAACGAAGCAAAGACGAAGGCGCTCGCCGGTGCATTCGCCTCGCTCGGCCTCACCAACGCCCTGATCATCGGCGGAGCCGAGATCGAAGGCAACTTCAAGCTCGCCGCCCAGAACATCCCGAATGTGGACGTTCTGCCGGTTCAGGGCATCAACGTTTACGACATTCTGCGCCGTGGCAAGCTCGTGCTTTCCAAGGCTGCTGTGGAAGCTCTGGAGGAGCGGTTCAAATGA
- the rplC gene encoding 50S ribosomal protein L3 translates to MRSGVIAQKVGMTRVYNDAGEHIPVTVLRLENCQVVSHRTEEKNGYTAVQLGAGRSKVKNTPKAMRGHFAAASVEPKAKLVEFRVSADNLIDIGAELTAGHFVAGQLVDVTGTTIGKGFAGAIKRHNFGGLRATHGVSVSHRSHGSTGSNQDPGRVWKGKRMAGHMGQTRVTTQNLEVVSTDEDRGLILVKGAVPGSKGSWIVVRDAIKSGTPEGAPRPAAVRAAESK, encoded by the coding sequence ATGCGTTCAGGTGTGATTGCACAGAAGGTGGGAATGACCCGCGTCTACAACGACGCCGGCGAGCATATCCCGGTAACAGTATTGCGGCTGGAGAACTGCCAGGTAGTTTCCCACCGCACCGAAGAGAAGAACGGTTATACCGCAGTTCAGCTGGGTGCCGGCCGTTCGAAGGTCAAGAATACGCCGAAGGCCATGCGCGGCCATTTTGCCGCTGCCAGCGTTGAGCCGAAGGCAAAGCTGGTCGAGTTCCGCGTGAGCGCCGACAACCTGATCGACATTGGCGCCGAGCTTACGGCGGGCCATTTCGTCGCCGGGCAGCTCGTGGACGTTACCGGCACCACCATCGGTAAGGGTTTTGCCGGCGCGATCAAGCGCCACAACTTCGGCGGCCTGCGTGCAACGCACGGCGTGTCCGTATCGCACCGTTCGCATGGTTCGACAGGTTCCAACCAGGACCCGGGCCGCGTCTGGAAGGGCAAGCGCATGGCTGGTCACATGGGCCAGACGCGCGTCACCACGCAGAACCTCGAAGTCGTATCGACCGATGAAGACCGCGGTCTGATCCTGGTCAAGGGTGCAGTTCCCGGCTCCAAGGGTTCCTGGATCGTCGTCCGTGACGCCATCAAGTCGGGTACTCCGGAAGGCGCACCGCGCCCTGCCGCAGTGCGCGCCGCAGAATCGAAGTAA
- the rpsJ gene encoding 30S ribosomal protein S10: MNGQNIRIRLKAFDHRILDASTREIVSTAKRTGASVRGPVPLPTRIEKFTVNRSPHVDKKSREQFEMRTHKRLLDIVDPTPQTVDALMKLDLAAGVDVEIKL, from the coding sequence ATGAACGGCCAGAATATCCGCATCCGCCTCAAGGCGTTTGATCACCGGATCCTCGATGCCTCCACGCGCGAAATCGTGTCGACGGCCAAGCGCACCGGTGCGAGTGTGCGCGGGCCCGTGCCGCTTCCGACCCGGATTGAGAAATTCACGGTCAACCGGTCGCCCCACGTCGACAAGAAGAGCCGCGAACAGTTCGAGATGCGCACGCACAAGCGCCTTCTCGATATCGTTGATCCGACCCCGCAGACGGTGGACGCGCTGATGAAGCTCGATCTGGCCGCCGGCGTAGACGTCGAGATCAAGCTGTAA
- the tuf gene encoding elongation factor Tu: MAKSKFERNKPHVNIGTIGHVDHGKTSLTAAITKYFGEFKAYDQIDAAPEEKARGITISTAHVEYETPNRHYAHVDCPGHADYVKNMITGAAQMDGAILVVSAADGPMPQTREHILLARQVGVPAIVVFLNKVDQVDDAELLELVELEVRELLSSYEFPGDDIPIVKGSALAALEDSDKKIGEDAIRELMAAVDAYIPTPERPIDQPFLMPIEDVFSISGRGTVVTGRVERGIVKVGEEIEIVGIRPTTKTTCTGVEMFRKLLDQGQAGDNIGALLRGVDRNGVERGQILCKPGSVKPHRKFKAEAYILTKEEGGRHTPFFTNYRPQFYFRTTDVTGIVTLPEGTEMVMPGDNVTVDVELIVPIAMEEKLRFAIREGGRTVGAGIVASIVE; this comes from the coding sequence ATGGCAAAGAGCAAATTTGAGCGCAATAAGCCGCACGTCAACATTGGCACGATTGGCCACGTTGACCATGGCAAGACGTCGCTGACGGCAGCGATCACGAAGTATTTCGGCGAGTTCAAGGCGTATGACCAGATCGACGCTGCGCCGGAAGAAAAGGCCCGCGGCATCACCATTTCGACGGCGCACGTCGAATACGAGACGCCGAACCGTCACTATGCGCATGTCGACTGCCCCGGCCACGCCGACTACGTCAAGAACATGATCACCGGTGCGGCGCAGATGGACGGCGCGATCCTGGTTGTTTCGGCCGCTGACGGCCCGATGCCGCAGACGCGCGAACACATCCTGCTGGCCCGCCAGGTCGGCGTTCCGGCGATCGTCGTGTTCCTGAACAAGGTCGACCAGGTCGACGACGCGGAACTGCTCGAGCTCGTCGAGCTGGAAGTGCGCGAACTGCTGTCGTCCTACGAATTCCCGGGCGACGACATTCCGATCGTCAAGGGTTCGGCTCTGGCCGCGCTTGAAGATTCGGACAAGAAGATCGGCGAAGACGCGATCCGCGAGCTGATGGCTGCGGTCGACGCCTACATCCCGACGCCTGAGCGTCCGATCGACCAGCCGTTCCTGATGCCGATCGAAGACGTGTTCTCGATCTCGGGCCGCGGTACGGTCGTGACCGGTCGCGTCGAGCGCGGCATCGTCAAGGTCGGTGAGGAAATCGAGATCGTCGGCATCCGTCCGACGACGAAGACGACCTGCACGGGCGTTGAAATGTTCCGCAAGCTGCTCGACCAGGGCCAGGCCGGCGACAACATCGGCGCGCTGCTTCGCGGTGTCGACCGCAACGGCGTCGAGCGCGGTCAGATTCTGTGCAAGCCGGGTTCGGTCAAGCCGCACCGCAAGTTCAAGGCTGAAGCCTACATCCTGACGAAGGAAGAGGGTGGCCGTCACACGCCGTTCTTCACCAACTACCGTCCGCAGTTCTACTTCCGCACGACGGACGTGACCGGCATCGTGACGCTTCCGGAAGGCACGGAAATGGTCATGCCGGGCGACAACGTCACGGTTGACGTCGAGCTGATCGTGCCGATCGCGATGGAAGAAAAGCTGCGCTTCGCTATCCGCGAAGGCGGCCGCACCGTCGGCGCAGGCATCGTCGCCTCCATCGTCGAGTAA